The following are encoded together in the Gasterosteus aculeatus chromosome 7, fGasAcu3.hap1.1, whole genome shotgun sequence genome:
- the cnih2 gene encoding protein cornichon homolog 2 isoform X2, whose translation MAFTFAAFCYMLTLVLCAALIFFVIWQIIAFDELRTDFKNPIDQSNPTRARERILNIERICNLLRRLVVPEYSIHGLFCLMFMCAGEWVTLGLNIPLLFYHLWRFLHRPADGSVVMYDPVSVMNADILNYCQKESWCKLGFYLLSFFYYLYSMVYALVSF comes from the exons ATGGCATTCACCTTTGCGGCCTTCTGCTACATGCTCACCTTGGTGCTGTGCGCCGCTCTCATCTTCTTCGTCATATGGCAG ATCATTGCATTTGACGAGCTTCGCACGGACTTCAAAAACCCCATTGATCAGAGCAATCCTACCAGAGCG AGGGAACGGATTCTCAACATCGAAAGGATCTGCAACCTGCTCCGCAGG TTGGTGGTACCAGAGTACTCCATCCACGGGCTCTTCTGCCTGATGTTCATGTGTGCCGGAGAGTGGGTCACGCTTGGACTGAACATCCCGCTGCTCTTCTACCATCTCTGGAG GTTTCTTCATCGGCCGGCTGACGGCTCGGTGGTCATGTACGATCCCGTCAGCGTGATGAACGCCGACATTCTCAATTACTGCCAGAAGGAGTCCTGGTGTAAGCTGGGCTTTTATCTACTCTCTTTCTTCTATTATCTCTACAG TATGGTCTACGCCTTGGTGAGCTTCTAA
- the cnih2 gene encoding protein cornichon homolog 2 isoform X1, with protein MAFTFAAFCYMLTLVLCAALIFFVIWQIIAFDELRTDFKNPIDQSNPTRARERILNIERICNLLRRLVVPEYSIHGLFCLMFMCAGEWVTLGLNIPLLFYHLWRFLHRPADGSVVMYDPVSVMNADILNYCQKESWCKLGFYLLSFFYYLYRSVQIHNLLNQVSLR; from the exons ATGGCATTCACCTTTGCGGCCTTCTGCTACATGCTCACCTTGGTGCTGTGCGCCGCTCTCATCTTCTTCGTCATATGGCAG ATCATTGCATTTGACGAGCTTCGCACGGACTTCAAAAACCCCATTGATCAGAGCAATCCTACCAGAGCG AGGGAACGGATTCTCAACATCGAAAGGATCTGCAACCTGCTCCGCAGG TTGGTGGTACCAGAGTACTCCATCCACGGGCTCTTCTGCCTGATGTTCATGTGTGCCGGAGAGTGGGTCACGCTTGGACTGAACATCCCGCTGCTCTTCTACCATCTCTGGAG GTTTCTTCATCGGCCGGCTGACGGCTCGGTGGTCATGTACGATCCCGTCAGCGTGATGAACGCCGACATTCTCAATTACTGCCAGAAGGAGTCCTGGTGTAAGCTGGGCTTTTATCTACTCTCTTTCTTCTATTATCTCTACAGGTCAGTTCAAATTCACAATCTACTCAATCAAGTGTCGCTTCGTTAG